GTTGCGATGAACTTGGACTATCATGAAAGTTCACTTGGAGGGTTTGGGATGGACCACGTCTTGACAATgctgaaaagcccaactcaaaGCCAAGTTGAGATCATCGAAACCCAATTAAGAACAGCGGAGGTCTTTTCCCCTTAATTTTaagatcacaaaaaatctcaaactagtacacatgtgataaattttatcaaaactaattttttgaccataaaaaaagcTCAAGCCTATACACGTGTGATTAATTTACTCAAAATGACCACGAAAAACCTCATATcggtatatttatgataaatttattccaatttttttttttttggtaactggGAATCCGTCATACAGCCGTcagtatatttatgataaatttattccaaactattttttttttgtaacccaTGAAATCCGTAAGCCAACGACTGGCAAGCAAATCTTGGAAGAGCAACTGCAAGACCCACAACTACAGTACTTTTAAGTAAGAATCCCTAACAACATCTTTGAGGTTCGAACTTCTCCCTTttgtgagggggagagagcccgaGCCAACTGCGCCGTTGATGGCAATggttctaaactaatttttttattactaaaaaatcttgtgacaaatatatcctccgttaaattgaattaataccataaaaaatcatataattgGTAAAACTATGACAAATGGAGAGTGAAATCTTAAACCGATACACCACTCAATTATTACGTATCATCCAACCTAATAGTTTTATAGTAAAATCTAATAGAAACTAACAAATGGTATATATGTTACAATTGTATcggtttggagtaaatttatcacaaatgtatcaatatAAGAGTTTTCTATAgttagaaattaatttgggataaaattatcaaaagtgcATTAATTTAGAGTTCTTCGTGATATTAATCTCAATTTTAATTCCAACTTTCTTAGAAACCATGCATATTGCATCCCATGAATCTATCTCAATGCATCAACCATTATTATTCATGAGTCACGCTAGGTATTATGATAAGTGAAGTTCTACACACAATAAGATCTTGCCAAATTATTCGATGCATGCTAATTTTGTGATCCCTCTCGCATATTGAGAAGTTATCATCACCCATACGAACTGCGAAGTGCCAAGCCCCCACATGAACCCGCCGAACCAAACCGCCTCAAGGTAAGCTGGAACCGCGGCACAGCTGTACAGCTTTGCTGTCATATAATCAGGATGCAATGTAATGTCTGCATGTTCTTCGAACTTGCGCAGGCATTTTCATACATACTAACCAAGCAATTGTCCAAGAAGTTGCCgctttccaggaacaaaaatgaCTTTTCTGGACGTGGGAATTGACCTAATTTGGGCCCAGGAAGCTGTGTACGCGTCTGGAAAAGAACCCACGAACCAAGAACATGTTCATCCGCGTTTTCTCGCAAGCTTGATGATGCTTCTTAACCTGTTTTTTCAGAGAACGTTGGGTTCGCAAAGTCAAGTTGCGCATGTTGAAGCACTCATACTAGCGATTCGTTTACATGTTGAGCTAGTTATTATGTCAAAGTGAAAGAAGTTGCCAAGCTCGGGATCACAAGTAACCTTATTCATTTCAAACCGTACGATTGATTCGCTGTCTTACGATACTTGACATCCTCGCGTTATAAGTTTATTTGGCAGGCAATATGATAGTGCTGGAGTGTCGGTATTTGGCGATTCATAATGTTGTTTACCAAATACATCCGATAGAGATCACCGTCGCCGTCACCATTATCTCCGAGTTCACAGTGATGCAGATGTTACATATGTGATTTGTAACCCTTTCTGCTTAGTtacatttttgagaaatttgagctTGAAACTCGTGACGGTGAGCTTGTGCTCTTTGCTAAACCAAAGTGGCGAATTGGGCGTCTTTAATAATAGTTTAAACCCTAATTATATTGTCATCACCACGAGGATCGTTAGATGCAACTACAAGTTGTGCTGCACAACTTGTGCTGGAACGTTTGAACGAGTCATATTGCTGATTGAACGGGCCATTGATGTGCAGGGAACGTGCATTTGCACATGAATCCCGTCATCCCTCAAACTAAAGTCAGCCAAATATGAATGGAAGAAAATTGAGTAATTGAAGACGTGGTCTACATGACTATAGGCTTAGCATATGTCACATAATTGGGGATCGACTTGCCAACCACTTTGTTTTAAATACAACCCTTCGTCTAAATGTATTGCTAATGTGCAGAAAAAGTATACTTTTCTaggtttttctttctcctccttcacaTGAATGATTCatgtaaatctcccgttactaattaattaaacattAGACGTATGAACCATTGTAATTCTTACGTTGACATCTTACGTTTGATATAAAATGTTTCAAAATGATCACATAAGGCCACTTTAACAAATCGATTTGCACGAAAcgattttctattgactaatCGTTAGAAATCCAAAATTTGATAATGGTAGTGCACGGTGAAGGCCAAACAATGTTTAATCCATCTCGCTTATGCATTCGTCATTAGAATCATTTATCTTGCTATCGGATTATGCACGTACGTGTACTTATGTATTCATCTTTTGTTTGCCAATTTCCACCTCTTTCTTAATGTCTTTGTAAAACGTCTAAGAGCTTCCGTCGCTTAGTTAGATCATCTTTGACTGGGACAGACTGCGATGCAACTTTGATGAAAAGTCAAACCCTAATGACAATCCGGCTTGCTGTCTTTAACCACCGACGAATTCTTTAATGGGTCGTTGCCGACTGCCGTGAATGGGACTAAGAAAATGGCCCGGGAAATGCCTCCCACCTTCCACCGGCCATCACAAGTTGCAATACAACAATCCTCATCCTTCATgacattgtatatatatatatatatatacgtgcTAGTCATCCTTAATATCggaaattttcaatcaaaaagCTACTGTCATTTCTCAATTTTGAGGAAGAAACACTACAGAATGGTGCGTCCCGTCTCAACGTACACCATCGAACATCCTGAATCCGTCGCGCTATCCGTTGGGTTGTTCATCTCGGTCGTGGCTCTAGTGGCGCTGTGCGCGAAGCATGCACGCCGGATCCCGAAAGTCCAAGAGAAGGAACCGGGCAGGCCCCGAGTTGCGAAGAAATCACCTTTGGCATCGCCACGGCATCCCGTAGGGGCCATCGGCAACAAGGCCAATCCTTTTGCTATCACCAAGAAAGGCGATCCGGAATACGAGACCAGTGGAGATCATGATAAGGGCACTGAAGGATTCGGAGAGGGGGGTCTATGGCAAAGGGCAATTCTGATGGGAGATAAATGCAGGCCACCAGAGTTTTCAGGCGCGATATATTATGACAGCTACGGTAATCAGCTGCAGGAGCCACCCAAGTCGCCGAGGGCGGCTAGTCCTTTGCCAAGTTTTCTGGTTTCTGTAGCGAAAGAATAAATCTGCGTCTTCTGGTACATACATATAATGTTGTGTAGATTATACTGACTTGAAAGAGAAAGGCAAATGGTTTTGCTGTTGCGTTTTTCTTTGCTGACTCTTTGCCTGTGAGTCTTGCAAGCAGAGCATATGATC
The nucleotide sequence above comes from Eucalyptus grandis isolate ANBG69807.140 chromosome 2, ASM1654582v1, whole genome shotgun sequence. Encoded proteins:
- the LOC104435573 gene encoding uncharacterized protein LOC104435573, which encodes MVRPVSTYTIEHPESVALSVGLFISVVALVALCAKHARRIPKVQEKEPGRPRVAKKSPLASPRHPVGAIGNKANPFAITKKGDPEYETSGDHDKGTEGFGEGGLWQRAILMGDKCRPPEFSGAIYYDSYGNQLQEPPKSPRAASPLPSFLVSVAKE